TAGCGTCACTTGAAAAGCAAAAAATTAAAGGTGCGATTCGTACCGACTTTATTTTATCTGCCGAAATTATTGTGATCTCACTCGGTACGGTTGCAGCCGCGACCTTTGGGGTTAAAGTCGCAGCATTATGTGTAATTGCAGTCATCATGACTATTGGAGTCTACGGCTTTGTGGCAATGATCGTCAAGATTGATGATTTAGGCTTATATCTAGTCGATCAAGCTTCGAGTTTTAAACAGGCGATTGGTCGTGGATTACTCGCATTTGCACCAAAGCTGATGAAAACTTTAACCATTGTCGGCACCATCGCCATGTTTTTGGTCGGTGGTGGGATTATCAGTCATGGTGTGCCTTGGTTTCATCATTTGACTGAAGAATCGGTTGATTATGCTGAACATATCCCAACCTTTGGTCATATTTTTGGTGCGTTGACGCCAACCTTAATTAACTTTGTGATTGGGTTTATTGCAGGCCTAATCGTGGTGATCATCATTACAGGCTTTCAAAAAATATTTTCTAAAACAAAAACTGCATAATTGAGTAATCATAGCTAAAATAAACTCATAATTTAAAAATAAGGATAAGACTATGCGTTGGAAAGGGCGTCGTGTCAGTGAAAATTTAGAGGATCGCCGGGGTGGTGGCGGTGCCAAAGCCGGTGGCATCAGTATTTTGGGTCTGGTGGTGGCTTTTGTGGCGTGGAAGTTTTTTGGAGTCGATCCGCAAATGGCGTATCAAGCCACCAAGCAAGTCACGTCAGGAGGCGCACAACAGCAGGCGACAGGGCTGACTAATCCAACCCCTGAGCAGCAAGAGATAGCAACCTTTGTGGGCACGGTTTTGGCCGATACCGAAGACACTTGGACGCAAATTTTCAAACAACAAGGTGTACAGTACACACCACCAAAATTGGTGATGTTTAGTGGTGCAGTCAACTCGGGCTGTGGTACTGCGCAATCCGCAATGGGACCATTCTATTGTCCTGCTGATCAAAAAGTTTATGTCGATACCGATTTTTTTAAAGAAATGCGGACACAAATGGACATTTCTGGTGAGCAGAACCAATCTGAATTGAGTAGCCAAGATGCCGCAGGTGATTTTGCACAGGCTTATGTGATTGCACATGAAGTGGGTCACCATGTACAGAACTTGCTGGGTATTTCAGATCAAGTGCAAAAAGCGCGTCAACAAGCCAGTGAAGTACAAGGTAATGCCATGTCAGTTCGCTTAGAGCTTCAAGCGGATTGTTTAGCAGGCGTATGGGCGAAGGACAATCATCAGCGTACTCAATTCTTGGAAAAGGGTGATGTTGAGGAAGCTATGGATGCCGCCAATAAAATTGGTGATGATTATTTGCAGAAGAAAGCACGCGGTCATGTGGTACCAGACAGTTTCACGCATGGGACCAGTGCACAACGTATGACTTGGTTTAATAAAGGTCTGACCACAGGTGACATTAACCAATGTGATACTTTTAACTCATCACTTTAAAGTACAGTCTTTTGACATATGGCTGTTGTAATCATTTATGTAGTTTAAATGAGCTGAAAGGTGATTTTAGTCCTAAATCACCTTTCGTTATAAATTTTTAATTAACGTAAGCAATATATTCATAACTTTAAAAACAATATAATATTTTAAAATGATTGTGGGTAAGGCATTTATTTTTTTAATAGGTGGATTTGCTGAGTGCTATGAAAGATAGATAGGCGAAGTATGGGTAATTATTTTTTTCTGCAAGTTTTCACAGTGGTTTTTGCTTT
The sequence above is drawn from the Acinetobacter lanii genome and encodes:
- a CDS encoding DUF808 domain-containing protein, with amino-acid sequence MAGSLLILLDDIATILDDVAVMSKMAAKKTAGVLGDDLALNAQQVSGVSADRELPVVWAVAKGSFLNKCILVPLALAISFFAPWLITPLLMIGGLFLCYEGVEKVIHTFQHKKAGTVEDAAQEKQSLETDLASLEKQKIKGAIRTDFILSAEIIVISLGTVAAATFGVKVAALCVIAVIMTIGVYGFVAMIVKIDDLGLYLVDQASSFKQAIGRGLLAFAPKLMKTLTIVGTIAMFLVGGGIISHGVPWFHHLTEESVDYAEHIPTFGHIFGALTPTLINFVIGFIAGLIVVIIITGFQKIFSKTKTA
- the ypfJ gene encoding KPN_02809 family neutral zinc metallopeptidase: MRWKGRRVSENLEDRRGGGGAKAGGISILGLVVAFVAWKFFGVDPQMAYQATKQVTSGGAQQQATGLTNPTPEQQEIATFVGTVLADTEDTWTQIFKQQGVQYTPPKLVMFSGAVNSGCGTAQSAMGPFYCPADQKVYVDTDFFKEMRTQMDISGEQNQSELSSQDAAGDFAQAYVIAHEVGHHVQNLLGISDQVQKARQQASEVQGNAMSVRLELQADCLAGVWAKDNHQRTQFLEKGDVEEAMDAANKIGDDYLQKKARGHVVPDSFTHGTSAQRMTWFNKGLTTGDINQCDTFNSSL